The DNA window TCAGATGCTTTTTAACTCAAACAGCAGGTCGTTCTACAACGCTGGCTTCGCCGCTGACGCGGGCCTCCTGACAAGGGTTTACCTTGACACATATGACGTTGATCGCGAGTTGCTGTCCTACTGGCCTGCCCTCATGCACAGCAACGCTAAGGAGAACCCCTATGCCATGCTTAACTTTGCCCTGAAGCCTGACAAGGTGTCAAAGTCGCAGGTGATGGCTGACCCCGTGACCCTCCTTGACACGTTCCCGCTGGGTGACGGCGCGGCAGCGCTTGTCCTGTCAAGCAAGGACTCCGTCAACAACCCCCTAGCCAAGGTGAGTGCCATAGAATCGGCAACTGGCCTTGGATCGATGGAGCTCAGCGATGACCCACTTACAATTGATAGTCTAACTGAGGCCTACAGAAGGCTGCAGAACGTGACCTCATTTGAAAGCGTTGACGTTATAGAACTTCACGACTCGTTCACCATAATGGGCATTCTGACGCTTGAGACCCTGGGGCTGGCTCCCAAGGGCAAGGCACCGGAGCTGATAGCTAATGGAGCCTTCTCAATAAATGGTAGGGGACCCGTGGTCAACCCCAGCGGAGGCCTCAAAGCAAGGGGACACCCCATAGGCGCCACAGGAGTGTATCAGGCCGCCGAGGTGGCGCTCCAGGTCGCAGGCAGGTTCCCAGGTCTCCAGGTCAGAGGCGCCAAGAGAGGCCTCGCCATATCAATGAACGGCCTCGGATCTAACTCTTATGTTGCGCTTGTGGAGGGGGTGGAGTGAGATGTCAATGGACCTCTCAATTTCGAGGCACTGGAGGCTAAGGAGCCCCCTATACAGGCTGGAGGGGGCCAGGTGCAAGGCCTGCGGCCGCGTTCACTTCCCTCCTAAGAAGGCCTGCCCATACTGCGGCAGCCGCGAGGTGGAGACCGTCGAGCTGCCAAAGAGGGGAAGGCTGATATCATATACGATCGTCTACGCGGTCCCGGAGGGCGCCAGAGAGTACTCACCGGTTTACGTCGGCCTCGTAGACCTTGGAGTCACGAAGGTTGTCGCTGAGCTGACCGACGTAACTGACACCTCCAAGCTGAAGAGAGGCCTTGAGGTCGAGGCTGTGCTCAGGAGGACCAGGGTTGACGGGGAGGCAGGCCTCATATACTATGCTCTGAAGTTCAGACCATCCATGGGTGTGCCTGATGTCTAATGAAGAGCTGGGCCTGAAGGTCGAGGAGGCCCTCTCCAAGCTGGAGTCAGGGGAGCTGAGCATAAGCAAACTTGACCAGTTTTTGGGTAACCCGAACCTGGCGGCACTTGCAAGGAGGCTTTTTCTGGAGCGAAAGTACAACGTTAAGCTTACCTCCATAGCGTCAACGGTCATAGACTTCGTAGGTGTTGTAGGTCATAACATAGAGAACCCCATAGGTGCAGTCCAGGTACCACTTGGTGTTGTGGGCCCTCTCAGGGTTCAGGGGGACTACGCCAAAGGCGACTTCTACGTCCCTATTGCCACGACTGAGGGTGCGCTCGTGGCCGGCGTCAACAGGGGCGTCAAGGCCATCACGGCCAGCG is part of the Acidilobus sp. 7A genome and encodes:
- a CDS encoding thiolase family protein, whose translation is MTSFIEGVGMVKVERHYEKGLFDLAAEAAFSAIDQAGGASGIDYIIASNALGEVQDEQLDLGGYLASELGLRGVRSLRVEAGEASGLAALAIANSLIESNMADRVLVVGVEKVTEFQSAKVYRHLQMLFNSNSRSFYNAGFAADAGLLTRVYLDTYDVDRELLSYWPALMHSNAKENPYAMLNFALKPDKVSKSQVMADPVTLLDTFPLGDGAAALVLSSKDSVNNPLAKVSAIESATGLGSMELSDDPLTIDSLTEAYRRLQNVTSFESVDVIELHDSFTIMGILTLETLGLAPKGKAPELIANGAFSINGRGPVVNPSGGLKARGHPIGATGVYQAAEVALQVAGRFPGLQVRGAKRGLAISMNGLGSNSYVALVEGVE
- a CDS encoding Zn-ribbon domain-containing OB-fold protein — encoded protein: MSMDLSISRHWRLRSPLYRLEGARCKACGRVHFPPKKACPYCGSREVETVELPKRGRLISYTIVYAVPEGAREYSPVYVGLVDLGVTKVVAELTDVTDTSKLKRGLEVEAVLRRTRVDGEAGLIYYALKFRPSMGVPDV